One window from the genome of Moraxella nasibovis encodes:
- the radA gene encoding DNA repair protein RadA: MAKKSSSYVCQSCGANFGKWSGQCADCGEWNSLVEAPDVAMPHHKAAKKTAATAKTANYAGATSGVMNLDEVGVTLETRMPTGIGEFDRVLGGGLVAGSVVLIGGDPGIGKSTILLQTATNMASSDSLAGSALYITGEESLSQVAMRAKRLGLPTDRLRVLAETNVDTICLALSTEQPAVVVIDSIQTLFTDMIQSAPGGVAQIRESAAILTRYAKQTGTALFLVGHVTKEGALAGPRVLEHMVDTVLYFEGESDSRFRMIRAVKNRFGAVNELGIFGMTDTGLKEVANPSAIFLSRYERPIAGSVVMVSREGTRPLLVEVQALVDDAHAQPRRMALGLDYQRLSMLLAVMHRHGGIYTSGQDVYVNVVGGVKVMETGSDLAVLLACASSLREKALPPRLAVFGEVGLSGEIRPVPNGQERLREAMKHGFTHAIIPKANAPKADSEQFSGIQVIAVDRLDDAISRAFDLV; encoded by the coding sequence ATGGCAAAAAAATCATCTTCTTATGTCTGCCAGTCCTGTGGGGCAAATTTTGGCAAATGGTCTGGACAATGTGCCGACTGTGGTGAGTGGAATTCCTTGGTGGAGGCGCCTGATGTCGCCATGCCACACCACAAAGCCGCCAAAAAAACCGCCGCCACCGCCAAGACTGCCAACTATGCAGGGGCAACTTCTGGGGTCATGAACCTTGATGAAGTGGGGGTGACGCTAGAGACCCGTATGCCGACGGGCATTGGCGAATTTGACCGTGTGCTGGGCGGTGGTCTGGTGGCAGGCTCGGTGGTGCTGATCGGTGGCGACCCTGGCATTGGCAAATCCACCATTTTATTACAAACCGCCACCAACATGGCAAGCAGTGATTCGCTGGCAGGTTCGGCGCTGTATATCACGGGCGAAGAAAGCTTATCGCAAGTCGCCATGCGTGCTAAAAGATTGGGGTTGCCTACCGACCGCCTAAGGGTGCTTGCCGAGACCAATGTGGATACCATTTGTTTGGCGCTTTCTACAGAACAGCCTGCGGTGGTGGTCATTGACTCCATTCAGACTCTATTTACCGACATGATTCAGTCCGCCCCTGGTGGTGTGGCTCAGATTCGTGAGTCGGCGGCGATTTTGACTCGCTATGCCAAGCAGACAGGGACGGCGTTGTTTTTGGTGGGTCATGTCACCAAAGAAGGGGCGTTGGCAGGTCCTAGGGTGCTTGAGCATATGGTAGATACGGTGCTGTATTTTGAAGGGGAGTCGGACAGTCGCTTTCGCATGATTCGTGCCGTCAAAAATCGTTTTGGGGCGGTCAATGAACTGGGTATTTTTGGCATGACCGATACAGGTCTAAAAGAAGTTGCCAACCCTTCGGCGATATTTTTAAGTCGTTATGAAAGACCGATTGCAGGTTCTGTGGTGATGGTCAGCCGTGAAGGTACTCGCCCGCTACTGGTGGAAGTGCAGGCGTTGGTTGATGATGCACACGCTCAGCCCAGACGCATGGCGTTGGGGCTTGATTATCAGCGTCTGTCCATGCTGCTTGCGGTCATGCACCGTCATGGCGGTATTTACACCAGTGGGCAAGATGTGTATGTCAATGTGGTGGGCGGCGTTAAAGTCATGGAGACTGGCTCGGATTTGGCGGTATTGCTTGCCTGTGCGTCCAGCTTAAGGGAAAAGGCATTACCGCCACGCCTTGCGGTATTTGGCGAAGTGGGTTTGTCTGGCGAGATTCGCCCTGTGCCAAACGGACAAGAACGCCTGCGTGAAGCGATGAAACATGGTTTTACGCACGCCATCATTCCCAAGGCCAATGCCCCAAAAGCCGACAGCGAGCAGTTTTCTGGCATTCAAGTCATTGCGGTGGATCGGCTAGATGATGCCATCAGTCGTGCTTTTGATTTGGTATGA